The following proteins are encoded in a genomic region of Streptomyces sp. SLBN-31:
- a CDS encoding GMC family oxidoreductase, which produces MTYDVIVVGGGSAGCVLANRLSADPRRSVLLLEAGPDFATTDDTPAGIKDATYAPYTYDWGYRSVPDAFGNEVPVPRGRVIGGSSAVNVCVAMRARPADHDAWATQAGPAWGYARMLPLYQRMEHYPYGEEKYHGLHGPYRMTLPAPQDLGPHAVAAQQAGARLGHPEVADFNAPGVPGFARTPLSAADGIRLSTAIGYLNPVRERPNLQVRGDTLVDRVLFHGTRAQGVRLDTGEEIPARHVVLSAGAYNSPAIALRSGIGDRGELTALGIDVVADLPGVGRNLTEHPAYWNVHAAKPPQTQARSVFGSVLSVATGPHEPDFDVQILPSAAVPAGSLPEQFVPRAANHPTGWDMVFFVSCVQPRSRGSVRLASRDPRDAPTIDLGLYTAADDAERVADGVRLARRLARTRPLADLLADERIPGPDISDRELADAVRRAPAHYNHGSATMRMGRPGDPGAVVDADGAVRGVEQLTVADASVFPAMPRVATNVPAIVVAERIASVLCERLAPRP; this is translated from the coding sequence ATGACCTACGACGTGATCGTGGTCGGCGGCGGATCCGCCGGCTGCGTCCTGGCCAACCGGCTCAGTGCCGACCCGCGGCGCTCGGTCCTGCTGCTGGAGGCGGGCCCCGACTTCGCCACCACCGACGACACACCCGCCGGCATCAAGGACGCCACCTACGCCCCGTACACCTACGACTGGGGTTACCGCTCCGTCCCGGACGCCTTCGGCAACGAGGTGCCCGTGCCGCGGGGCCGCGTCATCGGCGGCAGCTCGGCCGTCAACGTCTGCGTCGCCATGCGGGCCCGCCCCGCCGACCACGACGCGTGGGCCACCCAGGCCGGCCCGGCCTGGGGCTATGCGCGGATGCTCCCCCTCTACCAGCGGATGGAGCACTACCCCTACGGCGAGGAGAAGTACCACGGCCTGCACGGCCCCTACCGCATGACGCTGCCCGCCCCCCAGGACCTCGGCCCCCACGCCGTCGCCGCCCAGCAGGCCGGTGCACGCCTGGGGCACCCGGAGGTCGCCGACTTCAACGCGCCCGGTGTACCGGGATTCGCCCGCACCCCCCTCAGCGCGGCCGACGGCATCCGGCTGAGCACCGCCATCGGCTACCTCAACCCCGTGCGCGAGAGGCCCAACCTGCAGGTGCGCGGCGACACGCTGGTCGACCGGGTGCTGTTCCACGGCACCCGGGCCCAGGGGGTACGGCTGGACACCGGGGAGGAGATCCCCGCCCGGCACGTCGTGCTCAGCGCCGGCGCCTACAACTCGCCCGCCATCGCCCTGCGTTCGGGCATCGGCGACCGCGGCGAGCTGACGGCGCTCGGCATCGACGTGGTGGCCGACCTGCCCGGGGTGGGACGCAACCTCACCGAGCACCCCGCCTACTGGAACGTCCACGCGGCCAAGCCGCCCCAGACCCAGGCCCGCTCGGTGTTCGGCAGCGTCCTCAGCGTCGCCACCGGGCCGCACGAGCCCGACTTCGACGTCCAGATCCTGCCCTCGGCGGCCGTACCGGCCGGCAGCCTGCCCGAGCAGTTCGTGCCCCGCGCCGCAAACCACCCCACCGGCTGGGACATGGTCTTCTTCGTCTCCTGCGTCCAGCCCCGCTCCCGCGGAAGCGTACGGCTGGCCTCACGCGACCCCCGGGACGCGCCGACGATCGACCTCGGCCTGTACACCGCCGCCGACGACGCCGAACGGGTCGCCGACGGGGTCCGTCTGGCCCGCCGCCTGGCCCGCACCCGCCCGCTGGCCGACCTGCTGGCCGACGAGCGGATCCCGGGCCCGGACATCAGCGACCGGGAACTGGCCGACGCCGTGCGCCGCGCCCCGGCGCACTACAACCACGGCAGCGCCACGATGCGCATGGGCCGGCCCGGTGACCCGGGCGCCGTGGTCGACGCCGACGGCGCCGTGCGCGGCGTGGAGCAACTCACCGTCGCGGACGCCTCGGTGTTCCCGGCGATGCCCCGCGTCGCCACGAACGTCCCCGCCATCGTGGTCGCCGAGCGGATCGCCTCGGTGCTGTGCGAACGACTCGCCCCGCGCCCCTGA